In Devosia sp. 1566, a single genomic region encodes these proteins:
- a CDS encoding iron ABC transporter permease codes for MTVSGASRTAPPKLFGPSGGQRSLWLAAGVALVALLCVLSITVGSREVSWADITAALLGHEDTIGQASVSLRIPRTVLGLLSGAALGLAGTVMQGITRNPLADPGILGVNTGAALAVVLGIAWFNISSTQAFVWAAIGGAGGTALLVYTIGSLGRGGATPLKLVLAGAATSIAFSSLVTAVVLPRNDIAGGIRSWQIGGVGGADFERILVVLPFLAVGLIVSLLCAKKLNALALGDDLAAGLGEHVALIRAVGAFGAILLCGATTAACGPIGFVGLVVPHLCRLLFGSDYRWLLPLSAIGGAGLLVLADIVGRIVARPAELDVGIITALVGAPFFIWVVRRQRIREL; via the coding sequence ATGACAGTGTCCGGCGCGTCAAGGACCGCTCCCCCCAAGCTGTTTGGCCCATCGGGTGGCCAACGCAGCCTGTGGCTGGCCGCCGGTGTTGCACTCGTGGCGCTGCTTTGCGTACTTTCGATCACCGTGGGCTCGCGCGAAGTTTCCTGGGCGGACATCACCGCAGCCCTGCTCGGGCATGAAGACACGATCGGACAGGCCTCGGTTTCGCTGCGCATCCCCCGGACCGTGCTCGGCTTGCTGAGCGGCGCCGCCCTTGGCCTCGCTGGCACCGTAATGCAAGGCATCACCCGCAATCCCCTGGCCGATCCAGGTATTCTGGGGGTCAATACCGGGGCTGCGCTGGCGGTGGTTCTTGGCATTGCCTGGTTTAACATCAGCTCGACCCAAGCCTTTGTTTGGGCAGCAATCGGTGGCGCGGGAGGCACCGCCCTCTTGGTCTACACCATCGGCTCGCTGGGCCGCGGTGGTGCGACCCCGCTCAAGCTGGTGCTGGCTGGTGCCGCAACCTCGATTGCCTTTTCCTCGCTGGTGACGGCCGTGGTGCTGCCGCGCAACGACATCGCCGGCGGCATCCGCTCCTGGCAGATCGGCGGGGTCGGCGGCGCTGACTTCGAGCGCATCCTCGTTGTGCTCCCCTTCCTCGCTGTCGGGCTCATTGTCAGCCTGCTTTGTGCCAAAAAGCTCAACGCGCTGGCTCTGGGCGATGACCTGGCTGCAGGCCTGGGAGAGCACGTTGCCTTGATCCGGGCGGTGGGGGCGTTCGGGGCCATCCTGCTCTGCGGCGCGACCACGGCGGCCTGCGGCCCGATCGGCTTTGTCGGCCTTGTGGTGCCGCATTTGTGCCGCCTGCTGTTTGGCTCCGATTATCGCTGGCTGCTGCCGCTTTCGGCCATCGGTGGCGCAGGCCTGCTGGTGCTGGCCGATATTGTCGGACGCATTGTCGCCCGTCCGGCCGAGCTCGATGTCGGCATCATCACGGCCCTGGTCGGCGCACCCTTTTTCATCTGGGTGGTTCGCCGCCAACGTATCCGGGAGCTGTAA
- a CDS encoding iron-siderophore ABC transporter substrate-binding protein, whose amino-acid sequence MRLPRFAAILIMAWSAVGAAGGVMAQESASFPLTIEHALGTTVIPAKPVRIATVAWANHEVPLALGIVPVGFARADFGDDNADGVLPWVANKLEELGAQTPVLFDEGDGIDFEAVAATDPDVILAAYSGLSQPDYDMLSQIAPVVAYPDAPWSTEWREMIRLNSQALGLGAEGEALVTGIEAEIAEAAAAHPDLLGKRAMFVTHLNAFDLSTINFYTANDTRVKFFADLGLQSPQSVTSASLPGKYSGSVSAEQIDMFNDVDILVTYGDQQLVDAVKANSLISKMPAAARGALVVLGSDPAGTAANPTPLSISFILDDYLALLSDAAEKLQ is encoded by the coding sequence CTGCGGCTGCCTCGTTTTGCTGCGATCCTCATTATGGCCTGGAGCGCTGTTGGCGCTGCCGGCGGCGTCATGGCGCAGGAAAGCGCCAGCTTTCCCCTCACCATCGAGCATGCCCTGGGCACCACGGTGATTCCCGCCAAGCCAGTGCGCATTGCGACGGTCGCTTGGGCCAATCACGAGGTGCCGCTGGCGCTTGGCATTGTGCCCGTGGGCTTTGCCCGCGCCGATTTCGGCGATGACAATGCTGATGGCGTGCTGCCCTGGGTGGCCAACAAGCTCGAGGAACTCGGGGCGCAAACGCCGGTGCTATTCGATGAGGGCGACGGGATCGATTTCGAGGCTGTGGCCGCAACCGATCCCGACGTGATCCTGGCCGCCTATTCCGGGCTCAGCCAGCCGGACTATGACATGCTGAGCCAAATCGCTCCCGTGGTCGCCTATCCCGATGCGCCATGGTCGACCGAGTGGCGCGAGATGATCCGCCTTAACAGCCAGGCGCTCGGCCTGGGCGCCGAAGGCGAAGCGCTGGTCACCGGCATCGAGGCCGAGATCGCCGAGGCAGCCGCCGCTCACCCGGACCTGCTCGGCAAGCGGGCCATGTTCGTGACCCATCTCAATGCCTTTGACCTCAGCACCATCAATTTCTACACGGCCAACGACACGCGGGTGAAATTCTTCGCGGATTTGGGGCTGCAATCCCCCCAAAGCGTCACCAGTGCCTCCCTTCCCGGGAAGTACTCGGGCTCGGTGAGTGCCGAGCAGATCGACATGTTCAACGACGTCGATATCCTCGTCACCTATGGCGATCAGCAGCTGGTGGATGCCGTTAAAGCCAATTCCTTGATCTCCAAGATGCCGGCGGCTGCGCGGGGTGCACTGGTCGTTCTGGGCTCCGATCCCGCGGGAACCGCGGCCAATCCGACCCCGCTTTCGATCTCCTTTATTCTCGACGACTACCTGGCGCTGCTGTCGGATGCGGCGGAAAAGCTGCAATGA
- a CDS encoding TonB-dependent siderophore receptor → MLLGCTALAGMVPSLVFAQDTAGAGSTLVLPAITIEGQAQNSDDDRASIVARTTTSGSKLATPILDTPATVSVITAKEIERRDAETAEEILQYTPGVVTDFYGSDGRFDYFKIRGLDAYAYRDGLGIGRPFLGVREEPYAFERVEVVKGANSTAFGLGDPGGSVNYVSKTPRSEKFGEVFVTGGSFGRGEIGADFGDNITPDETLSYRLTGKVRLAGDEYDYSNDDEAFAMGGVTWRPSDATKLTVVYDHLRKRNSPNSGGHPVGTDFDRDVFFGEPDFNYATLDRDTVSLMFDHDFGSGLTFSSNARYSNSASDYGYAYISGPTTGTVAARDFVASEGSREHFIIDGRLQYEASLGDVDSRTLVGVEHNDDNSTSKGFYGAAPGIDWTDPVYTGAPKVLPIYADAAYNTKGNAIYLQQELTFSDSLIATVGVRNDWLDLEQTDNLSGTTFGGDFSEFTKRAGLVYKFTPEVSGFVSYAESAVPAAPYGTPVTTLAPERGQQWEVGVKYQPEAYPALFTASLFSLSKDNITVTIPGTPPTQETLGEVSVNGIDLEAKAELMENLTVTAAYSYMMSEIVEDGATGNAGNELSRVPNHLASLWVDYTIPSIGSLGEITLGAGARYTGAYYIDDANTTKADAAIIFDAALNYEIQENTTLQLNVSNIFDEKHAAQKYVGGFGATFYNPGRTISATLKQTW, encoded by the coding sequence ATGCTGCTGGGCTGCACGGCCCTGGCGGGCATGGTGCCCAGCCTCGTTTTTGCGCAGGATACCGCCGGCGCCGGCTCAACGCTGGTGCTGCCTGCCATTACCATCGAGGGGCAGGCCCAGAATAGCGACGATGACCGCGCCTCGATCGTTGCGCGTACCACCACCAGCGGCTCCAAACTTGCGACCCCGATCCTCGACACCCCCGCCACGGTTTCGGTGATCACGGCCAAGGAAATCGAGCGCCGCGACGCCGAAACGGCCGAAGAGATCCTGCAATATACACCCGGCGTGGTCACCGACTTCTATGGTTCGGATGGTCGCTTCGATTACTTCAAGATCCGCGGGCTCGATGCTTATGCCTATCGGGATGGCCTTGGCATCGGCCGGCCGTTCCTGGGCGTGCGCGAGGAGCCTTATGCCTTTGAGCGGGTGGAAGTGGTCAAGGGCGCCAACTCCACCGCATTCGGCCTCGGCGACCCCGGCGGTTCGGTGAACTATGTCAGCAAGACCCCCAGAAGCGAGAAGTTCGGCGAGGTCTTTGTGACTGGAGGTTCGTTCGGCCGGGGCGAGATCGGCGCTGATTTCGGCGACAATATCACCCCCGATGAGACGCTCTCCTATCGTCTCACCGGCAAGGTGCGCCTGGCGGGGGACGAATATGACTATTCCAATGACGACGAGGCCTTTGCCATGGGCGGCGTCACCTGGCGCCCAAGCGACGCCACCAAGTTGACCGTCGTCTACGACCACCTCCGCAAGCGGAATTCGCCCAATAGCGGCGGCCATCCGGTGGGCACCGACTTTGACCGCGACGTGTTTTTTGGCGAACCCGACTTCAACTACGCCACGCTTGACCGTGACACCGTGAGCCTGATGTTCGACCACGATTTCGGGTCGGGCCTCACTTTCAGCTCCAACGCGCGCTATTCCAATTCCGCCAGTGACTATGGCTACGCCTATATCTCGGGCCCAACCACGGGCACCGTGGCGGCCCGCGACTTCGTGGCCAGCGAAGGCAGCCGCGAACACTTCATCATCGATGGGCGCCTGCAATACGAGGCTAGCCTCGGCGATGTCGATTCCCGCACACTGGTGGGCGTCGAGCACAATGACGACAACTCCACGAGCAAGGGCTTTTACGGCGCTGCTCCTGGCATTGATTGGACGGACCCGGTTTATACCGGTGCGCCCAAAGTGCTGCCGATCTATGCCGATGCGGCCTACAACACCAAGGGCAACGCGATCTATCTGCAGCAGGAATTGACCTTCTCCGATAGCCTGATCGCCACAGTCGGCGTCCGCAATGATTGGCTCGATCTGGAGCAAACCGACAATCTCAGCGGCACCACCTTTGGCGGTGACTTCAGCGAGTTCACCAAGCGCGCCGGCCTGGTCTACAAGTTCACCCCGGAAGTATCGGGCTTTGTCAGCTATGCCGAGTCAGCGGTTCCGGCAGCGCCCTATGGCACGCCCGTCACCACCCTTGCGCCCGAGCGCGGCCAGCAATGGGAAGTGGGCGTCAAATACCAGCCCGAGGCTTATCCGGCGCTGTTCACCGCTTCGCTCTTCAGCCTGTCCAAGGACAACATCACCGTCACCATACCGGGAACCCCGCCGACGCAGGAAACCCTGGGCGAAGTGAGCGTCAATGGCATCGACCTCGAGGCCAAGGCCGAGCTGATGGAAAATCTGACGGTCACCGCCGCCTATAGCTACATGATGTCGGAGATCGTGGAGGATGGCGCCACGGGCAATGCCGGCAACGAGCTTTCCCGCGTGCCCAATCACCTCGCTTCGCTTTGGGTGGACTACACCATCCCCAGCATCGGCAGCCTGGGTGAGATCACTCTTGGCGCCGGCGCGCGCTATACCGGCGCCTATTACATCGACGACGCCAACACGACCAAGGCCGATGCGGCCATAATCTTCGATGCTGCCCTGAACTATGAGATCCAGGAAAACACCACCCTGCAGCTCAATGTCAGCAACATCTTCGACGAAAAGCATGCCGCCCAGAAATATGTCGGCGGCTTTGGTGCCACCTTCTACAATCCCGGCCGCACCATCAGCGCGACCCTAAAGCAAACCTGGTAA
- a CDS encoding sialic acid TRAP transporter substrate-binding protein SiaP → MLKKYAVLLGTIAAVALPIASASAQTALKWAHVYETSEPFHTESVWAAEEIEKRTDGRYTIDVFPASQLGKETDINQGLTLGTVDIIISGSSFAAREFSPIGVTYFPFIFRDANHLLAYTQSDKYKELTAGYEEASGHHIAATTYYGTRHTTSNRPIEKCADMQGLKIRVPDVPAYLAMPRACGANTAPIAFAEVYLALQQGTVEAQENPLTTIDAKKFYEVQKHIILTGHIVDHLNTIVSQSRWAQLSDEDKAIFTEVMQEAAERATNIVVEREAELVQTFTERGLTVTEVDRADFEANVMQKVTFEEFGYRQADWEAIRAIQ, encoded by the coding sequence GTGTTGAAAAAATACGCCGTTCTACTGGGCACCATTGCTGCAGTCGCGCTGCCAATTGCGTCAGCTTCGGCCCAAACTGCGCTGAAATGGGCCCATGTCTACGAAACCTCCGAACCTTTTCACACGGAATCGGTGTGGGCGGCGGAAGAGATCGAGAAACGCACCGATGGCCGCTACACCATCGATGTGTTTCCGGCCTCGCAGCTGGGCAAGGAAACCGACATCAATCAGGGGCTTACCCTTGGAACGGTTGATATCATCATTTCCGGCTCAAGCTTTGCCGCCCGGGAGTTTTCGCCGATCGGGGTGACCTATTTCCCCTTCATCTTCCGCGATGCCAACCATCTGCTCGCCTATACGCAAAGCGATAAGTACAAGGAACTGACGGCCGGTTACGAAGAGGCGTCAGGTCACCACATCGCGGCCACCACCTATTACGGCACGCGGCACACCACATCCAATCGGCCGATCGAGAAATGCGCGGACATGCAGGGGCTCAAGATCCGGGTCCCCGATGTGCCAGCTTACCTGGCCATGCCCCGTGCTTGCGGCGCCAACACGGCACCCATTGCCTTTGCCGAAGTCTATCTGGCCCTGCAGCAGGGAACGGTGGAAGCGCAGGAAAATCCCCTGACCACCATCGACGCCAAGAAGTTCTACGAAGTGCAAAAGCACATCATCCTGACCGGGCACATCGTTGATCATCTCAATACGATCGTGTCGCAGTCGCGCTGGGCGCAGCTCTCCGACGAAGACAAGGCGATCTTCACCGAGGTCATGCAGGAAGCCGCAGAGCGGGCCACCAACATCGTCGTCGAGCGCGAAGCCGAGCTTGTGCAAACCTTTACCGAGCGTGGCCTGACGGTCACCGAGGTGGATCGCGCCGATTTCGAAGCCAATGTCATGCAGAAAGTGACTTTCGAGGAGTTCGGCTATCGCCAGGCCGATTGGGAGGCGATCCGCGCCATCCAGTAG
- a CDS encoding TRAP transporter small permease: protein MSQETHTQISAEELSSAFQEDTAPIDLKQYAWEDWITLAVFWGMSLCVFLQFFTRYVMNNSFAWTEEIAINCLVVVVFLGAVMCTRMTRHIHVDVIYHYLPAGVGRWLALAVNLITIAFFAYMTWLFWRYVGIVHDERMVTIDLPRNVVFYAVLAGFALMTVRAVQVFVGNIRRGYSVLERPTAFDGLGE from the coding sequence ATGAGCCAAGAAACCCACACCCAGATTTCCGCCGAAGAACTCTCCAGCGCTTTCCAAGAAGACACTGCGCCGATCGATCTCAAACAATATGCCTGGGAAGATTGGATCACCCTCGCCGTGTTCTGGGGCATGTCCCTTTGCGTTTTCCTGCAGTTCTTCACGCGCTATGTGATGAACAACAGTTTCGCCTGGACCGAAGAGATCGCGATCAACTGCCTGGTTGTGGTGGTGTTTCTGGGCGCAGTGATGTGCACCCGAATGACCCGGCACATCCATGTGGATGTGATTTATCACTATCTGCCTGCGGGGGTTGGGCGTTGGCTGGCGCTTGCGGTCAACCTGATCACCATCGCCTTCTTTGCCTACATGACCTGGCTGTTCTGGCGCTATGTCGGCATCGTCCATGACGAGCGCATGGTCACGATCGACCTGCCGCGCAATGTGGTGTTCTACGCCGTTCTGGCGGGTTTTGCCTTAATGACGGTGCGCGCCGTCCAGGTGTTCGTCGGCAATATCCGGCGAGGCTATTCGGTGCTGGAGCGGCCAACCGCCTTTGACGGGCTGGGGGAATAA
- a CDS encoding TRAP transporter large permease: MLLLIGAFLALMLIGVPVAVSMAGSSLLYLLVYGVAPDIIAAQRMIAGVESFPLLAVPFFIFAGNLMNIAGVTGRIYTFALALVGWMKGGLAQVNIIGSVIFSGMSGAALADAAGIGTIEIKAMREHGYPVEAAVGVTAASATLGPIFPPSLPFVIYGMMANVSIGALFMAGILPGVVMTLLMMVTVAIFAYRRGWGSDTPFQWRKLGAASVEILVVAAFPLFVYLLTWAGLSLNLAVGLALLVLIVCDWYFDFSAVMALMTPVILIGGMTMGWFTPTEAAMAAVVWSLFLGLVRYRTMTLASLAKASFDTIETTASVLFIVTAASIFAWLLTVSQAAQVFSSFITSLTDNKWVFLILVNILMLVIGCFLDTIAAITILVPILLPITLLYGIDPVHFGLIMTLNLMIGLLHPPLGMVLFVLSRIAKLSVERTTMAILPWLVPLLVALILITFIPAISLWLPTQMGLIR, encoded by the coding sequence ATGCTGCTCCTGATCGGCGCCTTTCTCGCCCTGATGCTTATCGGCGTGCCCGTCGCAGTATCGATGGCGGGCTCCTCTCTGCTTTACCTGCTGGTTTATGGGGTGGCGCCCGACATCATCGCCGCCCAGCGCATGATCGCGGGCGTCGAGAGTTTCCCGCTGCTCGCCGTCCCGTTCTTCATTTTCGCCGGCAATCTCATGAACATAGCCGGCGTCACCGGGCGCATTTACACCTTTGCCCTGGCCCTGGTGGGCTGGATGAAGGGTGGCCTCGCGCAGGTGAACATCATCGGCTCGGTGATCTTCTCGGGAATGTCCGGAGCGGCGCTCGCTGATGCTGCGGGCATCGGCACCATCGAGATCAAGGCCATGCGCGAGCACGGCTATCCGGTCGAGGCAGCGGTGGGGGTGACTGCGGCCTCGGCGACGCTGGGCCCGATCTTTCCGCCGTCACTCCCCTTCGTGATCTACGGCATGATGGCCAATGTTTCGATCGGGGCGCTGTTCATGGCCGGTATTCTGCCCGGCGTGGTCATGACCCTGCTAATGATGGTCACGGTCGCCATCTTTGCGTATCGCCGGGGCTGGGGCTCGGACACGCCGTTCCAGTGGCGCAAGCTGGGTGCGGCCTCGGTTGAGATATTGGTGGTCGCCGCCTTTCCCTTGTTCGTCTACCTGCTGACCTGGGCGGGACTATCCCTCAACCTGGCGGTAGGACTGGCCTTGCTGGTCCTCATTGTCTGCGACTGGTATTTCGATTTTTCGGCCGTGATGGCGCTGATGACCCCGGTTATCCTGATCGGGGGCATGACCATGGGCTGGTTCACCCCGACCGAGGCCGCCATGGCGGCGGTGGTCTGGTCACTGTTTCTGGGGCTGGTGCGCTACCGGACGATGACGCTGGCAAGCCTGGCCAAGGCGAGCTTTGACACTATCGAGACCACGGCATCGGTGCTGTTTATCGTAACGGCAGCGTCGATCTTTGCCTGGCTTTTGACCGTCAGCCAGGCAGCACAGGTGTTTTCGAGCTTCATCACCTCGTTGACCGACAACAAATGGGTGTTCCTGATCCTGGTCAACATCCTGATGCTGGTGATCGGGTGCTTTCTCGACACGATCGCGGCGATCACCATCCTTGTGCCAATCCTGCTGCCGATCACCCTGCTGTATGGCATCGACCCGGTGCATTTCGGCCTGATCATGACGCTGAACCTGATGATCGGGCTGCTGCATCCGCCGCTCGGCATGGTGCTGTTCGTGCTCTCGCGCATCGCCAAACTTTCGGTGGAGCGCACGACCATGGCGATCCTGCCCTGGCTGGTTCCCCTCTTGGTGGCCTTGATCCTGATCACCTTCATCCCCGCGATCAGCCTTTGGCTGCCGACGCAAATGGGACTGATCCGATGA
- a CDS encoding L-idonate 5-dehydrogenase translates to MTNEPIAATLFGPEDLRVIEHPLGALAPGMVRVRFGAGGICGSDLHYFRHARTGDFVVNAPLILGHEVAGEVVEINGAAPGLSVGDRVAVNPSRWCGHCARCEEGRANLCENIYFMGSASKTPHMQGGFASIFDAMPAQCVRVGGDVSFQAAALAEPLAVSLHAVARAGEIGGKNAIIFGAGPIGLLVMLAARLKGCGQMTVADIAQAPLAFADRLGADRAIDLSPGEAELTGLAAESPFDIAFEVSGTAAGLAAAIASVRRGGTVVQIGNLPGGKIPVPANAVMSKEIDLKGTFRFGTEFNEAVELISAGEIDVLKLVTAERSLAAANDAFQLAADRSRSVKVMLTAD, encoded by the coding sequence ATGACCAATGAGCCCATTGCGGCGACACTGTTCGGTCCCGAAGATCTTCGCGTCATCGAGCACCCGCTCGGGGCACTGGCGCCCGGCATGGTCCGGGTGCGCTTTGGTGCCGGCGGGATCTGCGGCTCAGACCTGCATTATTTCCGCCACGCGCGCACTGGCGATTTCGTGGTCAATGCGCCGCTGATCCTTGGCCACGAAGTGGCGGGTGAGGTCGTCGAGATCAATGGGGCGGCGCCTGGGCTCAGCGTCGGCGACCGCGTAGCGGTTAATCCTTCCCGCTGGTGTGGCCATTGCGCCCGCTGCGAGGAGGGGCGGGCCAATCTATGCGAAAACATCTACTTCATGGGCTCGGCGTCAAAGACTCCCCACATGCAGGGCGGCTTTGCCAGCATCTTTGACGCAATGCCGGCGCAATGCGTGCGGGTTGGGGGAGACGTTTCCTTCCAGGCAGCAGCACTGGCCGAGCCGCTCGCAGTCAGTTTGCACGCCGTGGCGCGAGCCGGGGAGATCGGGGGCAAGAACGCGATCATCTTCGGCGCCGGCCCTATCGGCCTGCTGGTGATGCTCGCGGCGCGCCTCAAGGGCTGCGGTCAGATGACGGTGGCTGACATCGCCCAGGCGCCGCTGGCTTTTGCCGACCGGCTTGGAGCGGACCGCGCCATCGATCTGTCCCCTGGAGAGGCAGAGTTGACCGGCCTGGCGGCCGAAAGTCCGTTCGACATTGCGTTTGAGGTTTCCGGCACTGCAGCCGGGCTTGCTGCCGCCATTGCCAGTGTTCGCCGCGGTGGCACGGTGGTGCAGATCGGAAATCTGCCGGGCGGCAAGATCCCGGTGCCGGCCAATGCGGTGATGAGCAAGGAAATCGACCTCAAGGGCACTTTCCGCTTCGGCACCGAGTTCAACGAGGCCGTGGAGCTGATTTCCGCCGGGGAGATCGACGTGCTCAAGCTGGTGACGGCGGAACGATCCCTAGCCGCGGCAAATGATGCGTTTCAGCTTGCCGCCGACCGGTCGCGCAGCGTCAAGGTCATGCTCACGGCGGACTAG
- a CDS encoding HAD-IA family hydrolase, which produces MTLKPRSGLLFDLDGTLVESDPLHLKAFNQAFAPYGHQFDRERFGRELQGMANEAIGARFFPGETPAVQWDIMMRKEALFRDLAAAGVESVHGLFALLDWADAQGLPAIAVTNAPRPNAELLLDSIGVRKRFKDVVIGDELAHGKPHPLPYLEGLRILGADPANCVAFEDSRTGIMSATAAGITTIGIATGLELEQLVAAGASMAARDFADEKLLALVAAKVLSA; this is translated from the coding sequence ATGACCCTTAAACCTCGCTCCGGACTGCTTTTCGACCTCGACGGCACCTTGGTTGAAAGCGATCCGCTGCACCTCAAGGCCTTCAACCAGGCCTTTGCTCCTTATGGGCATCAGTTCGATAGAGAGCGTTTCGGGCGTGAATTGCAGGGCATGGCCAACGAAGCCATCGGCGCGCGGTTTTTCCCCGGCGAGACGCCCGCAGTCCAATGGGACATCATGATGCGCAAGGAAGCGCTGTTCCGTGACCTGGCTGCCGCGGGCGTCGAGTCCGTGCACGGCCTGTTTGCCTTGCTCGACTGGGCCGATGCGCAAGGCCTGCCCGCCATCGCGGTGACCAACGCCCCCCGTCCCAACGCCGAATTGCTGCTCGACAGCATCGGGGTGCGCAAGCGCTTCAAGGACGTCGTCATTGGCGACGAGCTCGCTCATGGCAAGCCGCACCCCCTGCCCTATCTCGAAGGCCTGCGCATCCTCGGCGCCGATCCGGCCAACTGCGTGGCCTTCGAGGATTCGCGCACCGGCATCATGTCGGCCACCGCCGCCGGCATCACCACGATTGGCATTGCCACCGGGCTTGAACTTGAGCAACTCGTTGCCGCAGGAGCGAGTATGGCTGCCAGGGATTTCGCCGACGAGAAGCTGCTCGCCCTGGTGGCTGCAAAGGTTCTCTCCGCCTAG
- a CDS encoding ABC transporter ATP-binding protein, which yields MSAVSTPKIVVDAVGKIFGEGGDEFLAIDRIDLTVAPNEFVSIVGTSGCGKSTLLNMVGGLTEPTFGDVLIDGKSVTGPGRDRGFVFQGYSLFEWMTVEGNILFALEKSRMGKAEKAELVRQFIAEVGLAGFEQAYPRQLSGGMRQRVAIARALVYKPSLLLMDEPFGALDAQTRGMMQELLLKVWEDHKVTVLFVTHDVEEAIFLADRVVVLASRPGRLKRELKVDLERPRRYDIVTSPEFSALKRDVLADIREETLKVMSMEHR from the coding sequence ATGAGCGCCGTATCCACTCCCAAGATCGTCGTTGATGCGGTCGGCAAGATTTTTGGCGAGGGCGGTGACGAGTTCCTGGCCATCGACCGCATCGATCTGACCGTCGCGCCCAACGAATTCGTTTCCATCGTCGGCACCTCGGGCTGTGGCAAGTCTACGCTCCTCAACATGGTTGGCGGCCTGACCGAGCCGACCTTTGGCGATGTCCTTATCGACGGCAAATCGGTGACCGGCCCCGGCCGGGACCGTGGCTTCGTGTTCCAGGGCTATAGCCTCTTCGAGTGGATGACCGTTGAGGGCAACATCCTCTTTGCGCTCGAAAAGAGCCGCATGGGCAAGGCCGAAAAAGCTGAACTGGTGCGCCAGTTCATCGCCGAAGTGGGGCTCGCCGGCTTCGAGCAGGCCTATCCGCGCCAGCTCTCGGGCGGCATGCGCCAGCGTGTCGCCATTGCGCGCGCCCTCGTTTACAAGCCCTCCCTGCTCCTGATGGACGAGCCGTTCGGAGCCCTCGATGCCCAGACCCGCGGCATGATGCAGGAGTTGCTGCTCAAAGTATGGGAAGACCACAAGGTCACCGTGCTGTTCGTCACCCATGACGTGGAGGAAGCCATCTTCCTGGCTGACCGGGTGGTTGTTCTGGCGTCGCGGCCCGGCCGGCTCAAGCGGGAACTCAAGGTCGATCTGGAGCGCCCCCGCCGCTACGACATCGTCACCAGCCCCGAATTCTCAGCCCTCAAGCGGGACGTCCTCGCCGACATCCGCGAGGAAACGCTTAAAGTCATGTCCATGGAGCATCGCTAG
- a CDS encoding ABC transporter permease codes for MPKSSSIAQAAAAGRTDRRKSRSRAGLLRLRQSIPDSVFNGAGFVVPVALVLVWWAVTALGLVKPLFLPSPYAILEEAWRQISTGILLQDASVSVYRILVGWLSAALLAIPIGILMGNFRLFEGALEPLISTIRYMPVVALIPLTILWAGIGDEQKILILFLGTFFQMALMVMDNVKTIDINLIRAGQTLGFSNTEILWRIILPAALPAIWDTCRITIGWTWTYLVVAELVAAQTGLGRRIMDAQRYLATDTIIFGTLFIGLLGLLTDYAFKRTGRSLFRWTGNR; via the coding sequence ATGCCCAAGAGTTCGAGCATCGCCCAAGCCGCCGCTGCCGGCCGGACCGATCGCCGCAAGAGCCGCAGCCGCGCCGGCCTGTTGCGGCTGCGCCAATCCATTCCAGACAGCGTTTTCAACGGCGCGGGCTTTGTGGTTCCGGTTGCGCTGGTGTTGGTGTGGTGGGCGGTCACGGCGCTGGGCCTCGTCAAACCCCTCTTTCTTCCCAGCCCCTACGCCATCCTCGAGGAAGCCTGGCGGCAGATCAGCACGGGCATTCTCCTTCAGGACGCCAGTGTCAGCGTCTACCGCATCCTTGTGGGCTGGCTGAGTGCGGCGCTGCTGGCCATTCCGATTGGCATCCTCATGGGCAATTTTCGCCTGTTCGAAGGCGCCCTTGAGCCGCTGATCTCGACCATTCGCTACATGCCCGTCGTGGCGCTGATCCCGCTGACCATCCTATGGGCCGGCATCGGGGACGAGCAGAAGATCCTGATCCTTTTCCTCGGGACCTTTTTCCAGATGGCCCTGATGGTGATGGACAATGTCAAGACCATCGACATCAACCTCATTCGTGCCGGCCAGACCTTGGGCTTTTCCAATACCGAGATCCTGTGGCGCATCATCCTGCCCGCCGCCCTGCCCGCCATCTGGGACACGTGCCGCATCACCATTGGCTGGACCTGGACCTATCTCGTGGTTGCAGAATTGGTTGCCGCCCAAACCGGCCTTGGCCGCCGCATCATGGACGCCCAGCGCTATCTTGCCACCGACACCATCATCTTCGGCACGCTGTTTATCGGCCTGCTCGGCTTGCTGACGGACTACGCCTTCAAACGCACGGGCCGCTCCCTATTCCGCTGGACGGGTAATCGATGA